From a region of the Chitinophaga caseinilytica genome:
- a CDS encoding DUF5362 family protein → MENQNLFDLHIDETSARFLKETAKWGRFLSILAFIVLGFYALCVLIMILVGQRASGPVMESAYGANPMSMMMATGTGLFFILLVVALMVIPVIYMYRFSTRLKVALENNDQHTLTESFSNLKSLFKFYGIYTIVVLAIMVLAFIGGIIAGASMMG, encoded by the coding sequence ATGGAAAATCAAAACCTGTTCGACCTCCACATCGACGAAACAAGCGCCCGCTTTCTGAAAGAAACCGCCAAATGGGGCCGGTTCCTGTCCATCCTCGCTTTTATCGTGCTCGGCTTTTACGCGCTGTGCGTCCTGATCATGATACTGGTGGGCCAAAGGGCCAGCGGTCCGGTGATGGAAAGCGCATACGGCGCCAACCCCATGAGTATGATGATGGCTACCGGCACGGGCCTGTTCTTTATCCTGCTCGTCGTAGCACTGATGGTGATCCCTGTGATTTATATGTACCGCTTTTCCACCCGGCTGAAAGTGGCGCTGGAGAATAACGACCAGCACACGTTGACCGAATCTTTCAGCAACCTGAAATCGCTGTTCAAATTCTACGGTATTTATACGATCGTAGTCCTGGCGATCATGGTGCTCGCGTTCATCGGCGGAATTATCGCCGGTGCTTCCATGATGGGTTAA
- the ggpS gene encoding glucosylglycerol-phosphate synthase, which translates to MILATDLDGTFLGGSQAHKEQLYALIRQNADFRLIFVTGRGVETVLPLLADPVIPTPDYIICDVGATILDGHTLLPVQPIQNNIELKWPGKQAVMEQMNEVKGLRLQPVPQQRRCSFFFDDPSIQSEISRLEESLGCDIILSANKFLDVLPPSVNKGATLRQLADLLQVPDSEILVAGDTLNDLSLYARGFRGVVVGAAEPALVRAVSGREDTFIANAPGAGGIIEAIRHWKDFRPFYTKAEKAAESAESTQLVMLYHRFPFETAVEDGELVRRKPKSPNGILPTLTNFFKSGRPGLWIAWQEVDEENPAPEENFFIDREEYPNLEASPVILQKDDINIFYKVFSKEAFWPAIFSFVEKAQFNHEHWEHYLKVNRVFAEKAAKEAAPNAMIWIHDYNLWMVPGFLRQLRPDLKIGFFHHTAFPAANTFNIIPWRSEIIHSLLQCDYVSFHIPRYVENFVDVVKSLMPVKITETESCAPRFLTYSSAMGTGTMTREIDTGRRKVRLGANPVGVHVDYIGELLQQDSTKEMIAQLKKNTVGKKTILSIERLDYVKGPLEKIKAFAQFLEEHPNLHGKVELINICTPPAKGMKIYEQVQQELEQLIGMINGKYSTIDWVPIHFFFRSFSFEEVVAYYAIADIAWITPLRDGLNLVAKEYVAAQGQLPNSDGVLVLSEFAGASVELGDAIMTNPYDNVSMTDSLLRAIAMNRQERQIRMQRLFENVNHYNIEFWADEFMQELSGIHAYNLSLAQSS; encoded by the coding sequence ATGATCCTTGCCACCGATTTAGATGGAACATTCCTGGGAGGAAGTCAGGCCCACAAAGAACAACTGTATGCCCTGATCCGGCAAAACGCTGACTTCCGACTCATTTTCGTAACAGGCCGCGGCGTAGAAACGGTTCTCCCGCTGCTTGCTGACCCCGTCATCCCCACGCCCGACTACATCATCTGCGATGTGGGCGCCACCATTCTCGACGGCCATACGTTGTTGCCCGTTCAACCCATTCAGAACAACATCGAACTGAAATGGCCCGGTAAACAGGCCGTTATGGAACAGATGAACGAAGTAAAAGGCCTGCGCCTCCAGCCCGTGCCACAGCAACGTCGTTGTTCCTTCTTCTTTGACGACCCGTCCATCCAGTCGGAAATTTCCCGCCTGGAAGAATCCCTCGGTTGCGACATCATCCTGTCGGCCAATAAATTCCTCGACGTGCTGCCCCCGTCCGTCAACAAGGGCGCCACATTGCGGCAACTGGCAGACCTCCTGCAGGTCCCCGACAGTGAGATCCTCGTAGCCGGAGACACCCTCAACGATCTTTCGCTCTACGCCCGCGGGTTCCGGGGCGTAGTGGTTGGCGCGGCAGAGCCCGCGCTCGTGCGCGCCGTATCCGGCCGCGAAGACACTTTCATCGCAAACGCGCCCGGCGCCGGCGGCATCATCGAAGCCATCCGGCACTGGAAAGATTTCCGGCCCTTTTATACCAAAGCGGAAAAAGCCGCCGAATCCGCGGAATCCACCCAGCTCGTCATGCTCTACCATCGCTTCCCGTTCGAAACGGCAGTGGAAGACGGTGAGCTCGTGCGCCGCAAACCCAAATCACCCAACGGCATCCTCCCTACCCTCACCAATTTCTTCAAATCCGGCAGGCCCGGACTGTGGATCGCGTGGCAGGAAGTGGACGAAGAAAATCCAGCTCCGGAAGAAAACTTCTTCATCGACCGCGAAGAATATCCCAACCTGGAAGCAAGCCCGGTGATCCTGCAAAAAGACGACATCAACATCTTCTATAAAGTATTTTCGAAAGAAGCCTTCTGGCCCGCGATCTTCTCTTTCGTGGAAAAAGCCCAGTTCAACCACGAACATTGGGAACATTACCTGAAAGTGAATCGCGTGTTCGCCGAAAAAGCCGCGAAGGAAGCCGCGCCCAACGCCATGATCTGGATCCACGACTACAACCTGTGGATGGTGCCCGGATTCCTGCGCCAACTGCGGCCCGACCTTAAAATCGGTTTCTTCCATCACACCGCCTTCCCGGCGGCCAATACCTTCAACATCATTCCCTGGCGCTCGGAGATCATCCACAGCCTGCTGCAGTGCGATTACGTGAGCTTCCACATTCCCCGCTACGTGGAGAATTTCGTGGACGTCGTGAAAAGCCTCATGCCCGTGAAGATCACCGAAACCGAAAGCTGCGCCCCACGCTTCCTCACCTACAGCTCCGCCATGGGCACCGGCACCATGACCCGTGAGATCGACACCGGCCGCCGCAAAGTACGGCTCGGCGCCAATCCCGTAGGCGTACATGTAGACTACATCGGCGAATTGCTGCAGCAAGACAGCACGAAGGAAATGATCGCGCAATTAAAGAAAAACACCGTCGGCAAGAAAACCATCCTCAGCATCGAAAGGCTGGATTATGTGAAAGGGCCGCTGGAGAAGATCAAGGCCTTTGCGCAGTTCCTCGAAGAACATCCGAACCTGCACGGAAAAGTGGAACTGATCAATATCTGTACGCCGCCGGCGAAAGGAATGAAGATCTACGAACAGGTGCAGCAGGAACTGGAACAGCTCATCGGTATGATCAACGGGAAATATTCCACGATCGACTGGGTGCCAATCCATTTCTTCTTCCGCTCGTTCTCGTTCGAGGAAGTGGTGGCGTATTACGCTATCGCCGACATCGCATGGATAACACCGCTGCGCGATGGACTGAACCTCGTTGCCAAGGAGTACGTGGCCGCACAGGGGCAACTCCCGAATTCGGACGGCGTGCTGGTGCTTTCAGAATTCGCCGGCGCATCGGTAGAACTGGGGGATGCGATCATGACCAACCCGTACGACAATGTATCCATGACCGATTCCCTGCTCCGCGCCATCGCCATGAACAGGCAGGAGCGCCAGATCCGCATGCAGCGCCTGTTCGAGAACGTGAATCATTACAATATCGAATTCTGGGCAGATGAATTCATGCAGGAGCTCAGCGGCATTCACGCCTACAACCTGAGCCTGGCGCAATCTTCGTAA
- a CDS encoding long-chain fatty acid--CoA ligase, with amino-acid sequence MVASKVDGNWKPYSTAAVQENAQRLAAGLLALGVGGNDFTAEGADKIAIIANNRPEWIFTDLAVQQVGAVLVPLYPTTNPLEVKFILNDSAVKYIFVSNQEMYEKIRDLMPEVPSLKGIFSFDQLPGVPHWSEVTAKATPELEVKVKEIAAGIPEEHLATIIYTSGTTGTPKGVMLTHKNIVSNVMFSKASFPFPDAPETRVLSFLPLNHIFEKTVTYIYLFSGISIYYAESMDKIADNLREVKPDGFTTVPRLLEKVYEKIMSKGNELTGIKRGLFFWAVGLGKKYDNVVSNGMWYNIQLAIANKLIFNKWRDALGGKISFIVTGGAAASEGLLRIFNAAGIPVYEGYGPTENSPVISVNRRFPAGLTRFGTTGPVLEGVELKFTEEGEICVRGASVMKGYYKRPDLTAETVIDGWLHTGDIGTLVEGKFLKITDRKKELFKTSGGKYVAPQPIENKMKESPFIEQIMVVGNERKFVSALIVPSFSLLKQWMNQNNVPFTTNEEAVKNPQVLEMFQKTVDRYNANFNHVEQVKKFALMSAEWGVDTGEMTPKLSLRRKVILDKYKDMIENIYNV; translated from the coding sequence ATGGTCGCCTCCAAGGTGGATGGCAACTGGAAGCCGTATTCCACGGCGGCCGTCCAGGAAAATGCACAACGCCTTGCCGCGGGGCTCCTGGCGCTGGGCGTGGGCGGGAACGACTTTACGGCCGAAGGGGCAGACAAGATCGCCATCATTGCCAACAACCGTCCGGAATGGATTTTTACCGACCTGGCGGTGCAACAGGTAGGCGCCGTTCTGGTACCGCTTTATCCCACTACCAATCCGCTCGAAGTAAAATTCATTTTAAACGATTCCGCGGTGAAATACATTTTCGTGAGCAACCAGGAGATGTATGAGAAGATCAGGGACCTGATGCCCGAAGTGCCCTCGCTCAAAGGCATCTTTTCGTTCGACCAGCTGCCCGGTGTTCCGCACTGGTCGGAAGTGACGGCCAAAGCCACGCCCGAACTGGAAGTCAAAGTGAAAGAGATCGCCGCAGGCATTCCTGAAGAACATCTCGCCACCATTATTTATACCAGCGGTACCACGGGCACGCCCAAAGGCGTGATGCTTACGCATAAGAACATCGTTTCCAACGTCATGTTCTCCAAAGCGAGCTTCCCCTTCCCGGACGCGCCGGAAACCCGCGTCCTGAGCTTCCTCCCGCTCAATCACATCTTCGAGAAAACCGTTACCTACATCTATCTTTTCAGCGGCATCAGCATTTATTACGCGGAAAGTATGGACAAGATCGCCGATAACCTCCGCGAAGTGAAGCCCGATGGATTTACCACCGTGCCCCGCCTCCTGGAAAAGGTTTACGAGAAGATCATGAGCAAAGGCAACGAGCTCACCGGCATCAAGCGCGGGCTCTTTTTCTGGGCCGTGGGCCTTGGTAAAAAATACGACAACGTGGTCAGCAACGGCATGTGGTACAACATCCAGCTGGCGATCGCCAATAAACTCATCTTCAATAAATGGCGCGATGCCCTCGGTGGCAAGATCTCGTTCATCGTTACCGGTGGCGCCGCCGCTTCCGAAGGCCTGTTGCGCATTTTCAACGCCGCCGGGATCCCGGTGTACGAAGGGTATGGGCCAACTGAGAACAGTCCCGTTATCAGCGTGAACCGCCGTTTCCCGGCAGGGCTTACGCGATTTGGTACCACAGGCCCCGTGCTCGAAGGCGTTGAGCTGAAGTTCACGGAAGAAGGTGAAATCTGCGTACGCGGCGCATCCGTCATGAAAGGCTACTACAAGCGCCCCGATCTTACCGCAGAAACGGTGATCGACGGCTGGCTTCATACCGGCGATATCGGTACTTTGGTGGAAGGGAAATTCCTCAAGATCACCGACCGCAAGAAAGAATTGTTCAAGACCAGCGGCGGCAAATACGTGGCGCCACAGCCCATCGAGAACAAAATGAAGGAAAGCCCCTTCATCGAACAGATCATGGTGGTGGGCAACGAGCGCAAATTCGTGAGCGCGCTCATCGTTCCCTCGTTCTCCCTCCTCAAACAATGGATGAACCAGAACAATGTGCCCTTCACCACCAACGAAGAAGCCGTGAAAAATCCGCAGGTGCTGGAGATGTTCCAGAAAACGGTGGACCGATACAATGCCAATTTCAACCACGTGGAGCAGGTGAAGAAATTTGCCCTGATGTCTGCCGAATGGGGCGTGGATACCGGGGAAATGACGCCGAAGCTCAGTCTCCGCCGCAAAGTGATCCTCGATAAATACAAAGACATGATAGAGAATATCTACAACGTCTGA
- a CDS encoding N-acetyltransferase, producing MIRPATPNDAPAAIQLLFLAMEDIARKISGTNDMQVVTHIFEHLFREPGNQYSFENTLLYDAGNGVAGMIVGYDGGKLHQLRKPVLDYIRWQTGAGVCPEDETQAGEFYLDSIAVAPGNQGKGIGGQLIDAAVARAAGEGMRKAGLLVSTDNPAAQRLYERMGFKVEYTMPFAGGRYHHLIKKIDNA from the coding sequence ATGATACGTCCTGCAACCCCCAACGACGCGCCCGCGGCCATCCAGCTGCTCTTCCTCGCCATGGAAGACATTGCCCGCAAGATTTCCGGTACCAACGATATGCAGGTGGTGACCCACATCTTCGAGCACCTGTTCCGCGAGCCGGGCAACCAGTACAGTTTCGAGAATACATTGCTGTATGACGCCGGCAACGGTGTTGCCGGCATGATCGTGGGGTACGATGGCGGCAAGTTGCACCAGCTCCGCAAGCCCGTGCTCGACTACATCCGCTGGCAAACGGGCGCCGGCGTTTGTCCGGAAGATGAAACGCAGGCGGGTGAATTTTATCTCGACAGCATCGCCGTGGCGCCGGGGAACCAGGGCAAAGGGATCGGCGGCCAGCTCATCGACGCGGCGGTGGCGCGCGCGGCGGGTGAAGGCATGCGGAAGGCGGGGCTGCTCGTGAGCACAGATAACCCCGCCGCACAGCGGCTCTATGAAAGAATGGGGTTCAAGGTAGAATACACGATGCCCTTTGCCGGCGGCCGCTACCACCATCTCATAAAAAAGATCGACAACGCATAG
- a CDS encoding DUF1349 domain-containing protein → MLKPIFTLLVAAFAFPAFAAHQESIASEDSLRIKALPRALTFDASKGSLKATGNDAFILHANKNTDLYSFVDSSFYVHQVPMATFAADEKFIFSAKVRPEPKALFDGGALLLYTDSSNWAKLLVERMDDGRIMLGSSLITDRVTDDSYHRAVHAAEVYVKVVRSGNIYGFYFSEDGKKWQILRTFRYRRPQGLRIGFYAQSPKGEGMDFHVSEVRYRPEAFKDFYAGE, encoded by the coding sequence ATGCTGAAACCCATCTTTACGCTCCTCGTCGCCGCTTTCGCCTTCCCGGCGTTTGCCGCTCATCAGGAATCGATTGCATCCGAAGATTCCCTCCGCATTAAAGCGCTTCCCCGCGCGCTTACTTTTGACGCCTCCAAAGGAAGCCTGAAAGCCACGGGGAACGATGCTTTCATCCTTCACGCCAACAAGAATACCGACCTGTATTCCTTCGTAGACAGCAGTTTTTACGTGCACCAGGTGCCCATGGCCACCTTCGCGGCGGATGAAAAATTCATCTTTTCCGCTAAAGTCCGGCCGGAACCCAAGGCATTGTTCGATGGGGGCGCCCTGCTGCTCTACACCGATTCCTCCAACTGGGCCAAACTGCTCGTGGAACGGATGGACGACGGCCGCATCATGCTGGGCTCCTCGCTCATTACCGACCGCGTTACCGACGACAGCTACCACCGCGCCGTACATGCGGCGGAAGTGTATGTGAAGGTGGTGCGCTCGGGCAATATCTACGGTTTTTACTTCTCCGAAGACGGTAAAAAGTGGCAAATCCTGCGCACTTTCCGCTACCGACGGCCACAGGGGCTGCGGATCGGGTTCTATGCCCAGTCGCCCAAAGGCGAGGGAATGGACTTCCACGTGTCCGAAGTGCGATACCGGCCGGAAGCTTTCAAGGATTTCTACGCCGGGGAATAA
- a CDS encoding TonB-dependent receptor domain-containing protein, which translates to MRKLGLLIWSMGMLAGTAAFAQQQQGNQQQQAEILGKLIDDQTGKPVEYASVALLKSTDSSVVTGMLSKGNGDFDFRNIAPGKYILKIYFIGYETFFKPVTVRQSSDVGNVRLKTTATALKGVEVVGEKPAFTMEIDKRVFNVEKNLASVGGTATDVLRQVPSVNVDIDGNVSVRNGSPTIFIDGRPSTLTLDQIPADAIQSVEVVTNPSAKYDAEGMSGILNIVLKKNRKAGINGLIQGGYSSTKSSNAGVDLNARQGKINLFLNYSLRDRRSPMKQHMFRKNIDGNDVSYMDQYQDGEFGRRFQNGRLGFDWFIDNRNTLTVSQGITAGDFNNLNTQEIFDLNGNKERIQRGLGRNDSKHNFRNYATQVGYKRTFSKEGRELTADVTYNRANNRNNNDYSLQYFDMAGEPSNSPNRPETRYGTGSGNTTYLTAQVDFVTPLTEKSKVEAGLRSNNRRFNNMLSTFGKDFTSGEFAYDSSLSNDYRYTEQINAAYVSYTGGYGNFGFQTGLRAEQSFYTGELRNVKGASYEIDYPISLFPSVFLSQKLKGDHELQLNYSRRIQRPWFRDLLPNIEYNANSARRGNPSLAPEFTNSFELSYLKDFNRKVNVLASLYFRNTNNAITNFYLDTTLVLDGQERKVLLNYPINADHRNSYGAELTVRTQVTKGWDITTNVNMAQTSVSAQNLDNSGFIWFGKVNSNTKLPWNLTLQVTGEYESKQILPQGEEAPEYQIDLGLKKDFLKKKNLSVMVGLNDIFNTDRDLSWTKTSFSESERYRKRVSRELRVNVSWRFGKMDAKIFNKKKRGGEEGGGDMGGDGF; encoded by the coding sequence ATGAGGAAATTAGGCTTATTGATATGGAGCATGGGCATGCTCGCGGGAACGGCGGCATTTGCACAGCAGCAACAAGGCAACCAGCAGCAGCAGGCGGAAATACTCGGCAAACTGATCGACGACCAAACTGGCAAGCCGGTTGAATATGCATCGGTGGCGCTCCTGAAATCTACGGACTCGTCTGTGGTAACGGGCATGCTGTCGAAAGGCAACGGCGATTTCGACTTCCGGAATATTGCGCCGGGTAAATACATCCTGAAAATTTACTTTATCGGGTACGAGACTTTCTTCAAGCCCGTAACCGTCCGCCAGAGCAGCGACGTCGGCAATGTGCGCCTCAAAACCACGGCCACGGCGCTGAAAGGTGTGGAAGTAGTGGGCGAGAAGCCGGCTTTCACGATGGAGATCGATAAACGCGTGTTCAATGTCGAAAAGAACCTCGCCAGCGTGGGCGGCACTGCCACCGACGTGCTCCGGCAGGTACCTTCCGTGAACGTGGATATCGACGGGAATGTGAGCGTGCGGAACGGTAGCCCGACCATTTTCATCGACGGCCGCCCGAGTACGCTTACCCTCGACCAGATCCCTGCGGATGCGATCCAGAGCGTGGAAGTGGTAACCAACCCTTCAGCGAAATACGACGCCGAAGGGATGAGCGGCATCCTCAACATCGTCCTGAAAAAGAACCGGAAAGCCGGCATCAACGGCCTCATCCAGGGCGGATATTCCTCTACGAAAAGTTCCAATGCCGGCGTCGATCTCAACGCACGCCAGGGGAAAATTAACCTGTTCCTGAACTATAGCCTGCGCGACCGCCGCTCGCCCATGAAGCAGCACATGTTCCGCAAGAACATCGACGGCAACGACGTGAGCTATATGGACCAGTACCAGGACGGTGAGTTCGGCCGCCGCTTCCAGAACGGGCGGCTCGGGTTCGACTGGTTTATCGACAACCGCAATACGTTGACGGTTTCCCAGGGCATTACGGCCGGGGATTTCAATAACCTCAACACCCAGGAGATATTCGACCTGAACGGTAATAAAGAGCGCATCCAGCGAGGGTTGGGGCGGAACGACAGCAAGCATAATTTCCGGAACTACGCCACACAGGTGGGTTACAAGCGGACGTTCTCCAAAGAAGGCCGCGAACTGACGGCCGACGTGACGTACAACCGTGCCAATAACCGGAACAACAACGATTATAGTCTCCAGTATTTCGATATGGCCGGTGAGCCGAGCAATTCGCCGAACCGGCCCGAAACGCGGTATGGCACCGGGAGCGGGAATACCACGTACCTCACCGCACAGGTCGATTTCGTGACGCCGCTGACCGAGAAATCGAAGGTGGAAGCGGGCTTGCGGTCGAACAACCGCCGGTTCAACAATATGCTGAGCACTTTCGGGAAGGATTTTACGAGCGGGGAATTCGCGTATGATTCCAGTCTTTCCAATGACTACCGCTATACCGAGCAGATCAATGCGGCGTATGTAAGTTATACGGGAGGATACGGGAACTTCGGGTTCCAGACGGGTTTGCGCGCGGAGCAGTCGTTTTATACCGGCGAATTGCGGAACGTGAAGGGTGCATCCTACGAGATCGATTATCCCATCAGCCTGTTTCCCAGCGTTTTCCTGTCGCAGAAACTAAAGGGCGATCATGAATTACAGCTGAATTACAGCCGCCGCATCCAGCGGCCCTGGTTCCGCGACCTGCTGCCCAATATCGAGTACAACGCCAATTCGGCGCGAAGGGGCAATCCTTCGCTGGCGCCGGAGTTCACGAATTCCTTCGAGTTGTCTTATTTGAAGGATTTCAACCGGAAAGTCAATGTGCTGGCGTCTTTATACTTCCGCAACACCAATAACGCGATCACGAATTTTTACCTCGATACCACGCTGGTGCTGGACGGACAGGAGCGCAAGGTGCTGCTGAACTATCCCATCAATGCGGACCATCGCAATTCCTATGGCGCGGAGCTGACCGTTCGCACGCAGGTGACGAAGGGTTGGGACATTACGACCAATGTGAACATGGCACAAACGAGCGTGAGTGCGCAGAACCTGGACAACAGCGGATTTATCTGGTTTGGTAAAGTCAATAGTAATACGAAGCTGCCCTGGAACCTCACGTTGCAGGTGACCGGCGAGTACGAATCGAAGCAGATCCTGCCGCAGGGGGAAGAGGCGCCGGAGTATCAGATCGATTTGGGTCTGAAGAAGGATTTTTTAAAGAAGAAGAACCTTTCCGTGATGGTGGGGCTCAACGATATTTTCAATACCGACCGGGATTTGAGCTGGACGAAGACCTCGTTTTCCGAATCCGAGCGTTACCGCAAGCGGGTTTCCCGGGAGTTGCGCGTGAATGTGAGCTGGCGCTTCGGGAAGATGGACGCGAAGATTTTCAATAAAAAGAAACGTGGTGGTGAAGAAGGTGGTGGCGATATGGGAGGCGACGGCTTCTGA
- a CDS encoding fatty acid desaturase: MLSLQAITDPVYTKPAKSSFFERFIRDPRDLPFVYLSIRITLVLGITALLLYMPFVDGWLWGVIAAVYLVFNNAVFKGPFGLMLHCTSHRAFFRKEYGFMNHYLPWVLGPLFGQTPETYYSHHIGMHHAENNMPEDESSTMKFQRDSFRGFSMYLGSFFFAGVYHLCTYFYRKNRKRLLYRSVRGELLFIAMCVGLSFVNWPATLVVFIIPFVISRIIMMMGNWAQHAFIDASDPGNHYKNSITCINTKYNHKCWNDGYHISHHVKPNMHWTEHPVYFRQTLQEYIDNEGIVFDGIHFLHVFLWLVTRRYDKLARHYVNIGDRFATDEEVIAFLKVRTKKIPEAELELGVIRA; encoded by the coding sequence ATGCTGTCTCTCCAGGCCATCACAGATCCGGTGTACACGAAGCCGGCCAAATCGAGTTTCTTCGAGCGTTTTATCCGCGACCCGAGAGACTTGCCATTCGTATACCTGTCTATCCGTATCACTTTGGTGCTGGGTATTACGGCATTGCTGTTGTATATGCCTTTTGTCGACGGCTGGCTGTGGGGTGTTATCGCCGCGGTGTACCTGGTGTTCAATAACGCGGTGTTCAAGGGGCCGTTCGGGTTGATGTTGCATTGCACGTCGCACCGTGCGTTTTTCAGAAAGGAGTACGGTTTCATGAACCATTATCTGCCCTGGGTGCTGGGCCCGTTGTTCGGGCAAACGCCGGAAACGTATTACAGCCATCATATCGGGATGCACCATGCGGAGAACAATATGCCGGAAGACGAGAGCAGTACCATGAAGTTCCAGCGCGATTCTTTCCGCGGGTTTTCGATGTACCTGGGTTCCTTTTTCTTTGCGGGGGTGTACCATTTGTGCACTTACTTTTACCGGAAGAACCGGAAACGGCTCCTGTACCGCTCTGTGCGCGGGGAGTTGTTGTTCATCGCTATGTGCGTGGGGCTGAGTTTCGTGAACTGGCCGGCTACTTTGGTGGTGTTCATCATCCCGTTCGTCATTTCCCGTATTATCATGATGATGGGCAATTGGGCGCAACATGCCTTTATCGACGCCAGCGATCCGGGGAACCATTACAAAAACTCCATCACCTGTATCAATACGAAATACAACCATAAATGCTGGAACGATGGCTATCATATCAGCCACCATGTGAAACCCAATATGCACTGGACGGAGCACCCGGTTTACTTCCGGCAGACGTTGCAGGAGTATATCGATAACGAAGGCATCGTGTTCGACGGTATCCATTTCCTGCATGTGTTCCTTTGGCTGGTGACGCGGCGGTACGACAAGCTCGCGCGGCATTACGTGAACATCGGCGACCGGTTCGCTACGGATGAAGAAGTGATCGCGTTCCTGAAGGTGCGTACGAAGAAGATCCCGGAAGCGGAACTGGAATTGGGCGTGATCAGGGCCTGA
- a CDS encoding RNA polymerase alpha subunit C-terminal domain-containing protein has translation MPPAKSLRTCPNGHQYYKSSDCPTCPQCEAEARPPDGFLAAFSAPARRALQSLGIDTPGKLSKYTQKEIMSLHGMGPASLPKMKAALQEKGLDFKKP, from the coding sequence ATGCCCCCAGCCAAATCACTCCGCACCTGCCCGAATGGGCACCAATACTACAAATCGTCCGACTGCCCCACCTGCCCGCAATGCGAGGCCGAAGCGCGCCCGCCCGACGGGTTCCTGGCGGCCTTTTCCGCCCCGGCACGCCGGGCTTTGCAATCTCTTGGCATCGATACGCCCGGAAAGCTTTCGAAATATACGCAAAAGGAAATTATGTCGCTGCATGGTATGGGCCCGGCTTCTTTGCCCAAAATGAAGGCGGCGCTGCAGGAAAAAGGGCTCGATTTCAAAAAACCCTAA
- a CDS encoding DUF433 domain-containing protein → MEPSNLVTRYANIGFGQPVIVGRRLTVHTVISMAQNMPIEELLEDFELSLEEVKAAVWYCKTRACGMMTQTTDKYCDGCMLRSIHDGWKFCAEDYDEIDGFAVAKDGKSAALMTLAELEESEFGNMGWVIAEMVERKLNEMGES, encoded by the coding sequence ATGGAACCATCAAACCTGGTTACGAGATATGCTAATATAGGTTTTGGCCAGCCCGTTATTGTTGGCCGGCGGTTAACCGTCCACACGGTGATCTCCATGGCGCAAAACATGCCCATCGAAGAATTGCTGGAAGATTTCGAATTGTCGCTGGAAGAAGTGAAGGCTGCCGTATGGTACTGCAAAACCAGGGCTTGCGGCATGATGACGCAAACTACCGATAAATATTGCGACGGCTGTATGCTGCGGAGTATCCATGATGGATGGAAGTTTTGCGCAGAAGATTATGACGAAATAGACGGTTTTGCCGTTGCAAAAGACGGGAAATCCGCGGCGCTGATGACGTTGGCCGAGCTCGAGGAATCCGAGTTTGGCAATATGGGCTGGGTGATCGCGGAAATGGTGGAAAGGAAGTTGAATGAAATGGGGGAATCGTAG